A region from the Bradyrhizobium erythrophlei genome encodes:
- a CDS encoding aldo/keto reductase produces the protein MQKRKLGNSGLEVSAIGLGCMGLSYGYGPATDRPQAIALIRSAFERGVTLFDTAEAYGPFANEELLGEALAPFREKVVIATKFGFESGKVEAGLNSKPAHIKEVAEAALKRLKTGVIDLFYQHRVDPEVPIEDVAGAVKDLIGEGKVRHFGLSEAGAQTIRRAHAVQPLTALQSEYSLWWREPEKEILPTLEELGIGFVPFSPLGKGFLTGAISANTKFDSTDFRNVVPRFAPEARKANRALVDLLGEIAVRKKVTPAQIALAWLLAQKPWIVPIPGTTKLNRLEENIGAAGVELTSGDLGEIADVLARVTVQGERYPAHLQARVGR, from the coding sequence ATGCAGAAGCGCAAATTGGGAAATAGCGGCCTGGAAGTGTCGGCCATCGGGCTCGGTTGCATGGGACTGAGCTATGGATATGGCCCCGCGACGGACAGGCCGCAGGCGATCGCGCTGATCCGCTCCGCCTTCGAGCGTGGCGTCACCTTGTTCGACACCGCGGAAGCTTACGGTCCGTTCGCGAATGAGGAACTGCTGGGCGAAGCGCTGGCGCCGTTCCGCGAGAAGGTCGTGATCGCAACCAAGTTCGGTTTTGAATCCGGCAAGGTCGAGGCCGGCCTCAACAGCAAGCCGGCGCATATCAAGGAGGTCGCCGAGGCCGCGCTCAAGCGGTTGAAGACCGGCGTCATCGACTTGTTCTATCAGCACCGCGTCGATCCGGAGGTGCCGATCGAGGACGTGGCGGGTGCCGTGAAGGACCTGATCGGGGAAGGCAAGGTGAGGCATTTCGGCCTTTCCGAAGCCGGCGCGCAGACCATCCGCCGCGCGCATGCCGTACAGCCCCTCACGGCGTTGCAGAGCGAGTATTCGCTGTGGTGGCGAGAGCCCGAGAAGGAGATTCTGCCGACGCTCGAGGAGCTTGGCATCGGCTTCGTCCCGTTCAGCCCGTTGGGCAAGGGATTCCTCACCGGCGCGATCAGTGCGAACACGAAATTCGACAGCACCGATTTTCGCAACGTCGTGCCGCGCTTCGCCCCGGAAGCGCGAAAAGCCAACCGGGCCCTGGTCGATCTGCTCGGCGAGATCGCGGTCAGGAAAAAAGTGACGCCGGCCCAGATCGCGCTCGCGTGGCTATTGGCGCAAAAACCGTGGATCGTCCCGATCCCGGGCACCACCAAGCTCAATCGTCTGGAAGAGAACATCGGTGCGGCCGGCGTCGAACTGACGTCCGGCGATCTCGGCGAAATCGCTGATGTCCTCGCCAGGGTGACGGTGCAGGGGGAGCGGTATCCCGCGCACCTTCAGGCAAGGGTCGGCCGCTGA
- a CDS encoding (R)-mandelonitrile lyase — protein sequence MEIKRSGSRPSGKGPAEYFTGAVRIDPLFEAPDPARVRGASVTFEPGARTAWHTHPLGQTLIVMSGAGWVQRWGGAVEDIRPGDVVWFEPGEKHWHGATRTTAMTHIAIQEALNGSPVDWMEQVSDEQYGARA from the coding sequence ATGGAAATCAAGCGAAGCGGTTCACGGCCCTCCGGAAAAGGACCGGCGGAATATTTTACGGGCGCGGTCCGTATTGATCCCTTGTTCGAGGCGCCCGATCCGGCGCGCGTTCGCGGCGCCAGCGTCACGTTCGAGCCGGGGGCGCGCACCGCCTGGCATACGCACCCGCTCGGTCAGACCCTGATCGTGATGTCGGGCGCCGGCTGGGTGCAGCGCTGGGGCGGAGCGGTCGAGGACATCCGGCCCGGCGATGTCGTGTGGTTCGAGCCCGGCGAGAAACACTGGCACGGCGCCACCCGCACCACGGCGATGACGCATATCGCCATTCAGGAAGCGCTGAACGGCAGCCCGGTCGACTGGATGGAGCAGGTCAGCGACGAGCAATACGGGGCCAGGGCTTGA
- a CDS encoding LysR family transcriptional regulator gives MARHPIDDLAAFLAVARARSFTRAAAKLGVSQSALSHTIRGLEERLGVRLLTRTTRSVAPTEAGERLVRTVGPRLEEIDAELAALTELREKPAGSIRITAGEHSAEAILWPALAKLLPRYPDIKVELIIDYGLTDIVAERYDAGVRLGEQVAKDMIAVRIGPDFRMAVVGAPSYFARRPRPKTPQELTVHDCINIRLPTYGGIYAWEFEKRGRGLKVRVEGQLLFNNTALRLKAALAGLGLAYLPDDQVEKHLADGRLIRVLADWCPPFPGYHLYYPSRRQPAPAFALLVEALRYRR, from the coding sequence ATGGCCCGCCACCCGATCGATGATCTCGCAGCCTTCCTGGCCGTGGCGAGAGCGCGCAGTTTTACCCGGGCCGCGGCGAAGCTCGGCGTCTCGCAATCCGCCCTCAGCCACACCATTCGCGGGTTGGAAGAGCGGCTTGGCGTGCGGCTGTTGACCCGGACCACCCGCAGCGTCGCACCGACGGAGGCGGGCGAGCGCCTGGTCCGCACTGTCGGTCCGAGGCTGGAGGAGATCGACGCGGAGCTGGCCGCCTTGACGGAGTTGCGGGAGAAACCCGCCGGCAGCATCCGCATCACCGCCGGCGAGCATTCGGCCGAAGCGATCCTCTGGCCGGCACTGGCAAAACTGCTGCCGCGCTATCCCGACATCAAGGTGGAGCTCATCATCGACTACGGCCTCACCGACATCGTCGCCGAGCGCTACGACGCCGGCGTTCGATTGGGCGAGCAGGTGGCGAAGGACATGATTGCGGTGCGCATCGGACCCGATTTCCGGATGGCGGTGGTCGGCGCGCCCTCTTACTTCGCCAGGCGGCCGCGGCCGAAGACGCCGCAGGAACTCACGGTCCACGACTGCATCAATATCCGCCTGCCGACCTATGGCGGGATCTACGCCTGGGAATTCGAGAAGCGCGGGCGCGGCCTGAAGGTCCGGGTGGAAGGGCAGCTGCTGTTCAACAACACCGCGCTAAGACTGAAGGCAGCACTGGCGGGCCTGGGCCTCGCCTATCTGCCCGACGACCAGGTGGAGAAGCACCTCGCCGACGGACGCCTGATCCGGGTGCTCGCCGACTGGTGTCCGCCATTCCCAGGCTATCACCTCTATTATCCGAGCCGCCGGCAGCCGGCGCCGGCCTTTGCGCTGCTGGTCGAGGCGCTGCGCTATCGGCGGTGA
- a CDS encoding HAD-IA family hydrolase, translated as MTKPLLAPGSADALLFDLGRVVLDIDFSKVLACWAGHAGCEPAQLVERFSTREEFYHRHETGEISDAEFFGALRASLGVGISDAQFLEGWNAIFAGEMPGIAPLLKRAGKRLPLYAFSNTNSAHVEYFSVAHADVLGHFRELFLSSSIGLRKPDAEAFDHVVQAIGIPASRIVFFDDLPENIEGARARGLAAVHVTSPADVAETLAALGI; from the coding sequence ATGACAAAACCCCTGCTCGCTCCAGGCTCCGCCGATGCGTTGCTGTTCGATCTCGGCCGCGTCGTGCTCGACATCGACTTCAGCAAGGTGCTTGCTTGCTGGGCCGGCCATGCCGGCTGCGAGCCGGCGCAACTCGTCGAACGATTTTCGACGCGCGAGGAATTTTATCACCGGCACGAGACCGGCGAGATCAGCGACGCCGAGTTCTTCGGCGCGTTGCGCGCCTCGCTCGGCGTCGGCATCTCGGACGCCCAGTTCCTCGAGGGATGGAACGCGATCTTTGCCGGTGAAATGCCCGGCATCGCGCCGCTGCTAAAGCGCGCCGGCAAGCGGCTGCCGCTCTATGCCTTCTCCAACACCAACAGCGCCCATGTCGAATATTTCTCGGTCGCCCATGCCGATGTGCTCGGCCATTTCCGTGAATTGTTTTTGTCGTCGAGCATCGGACTGCGGAAGCCGGATGCCGAGGCCTTCGACCATGTGGTCCAGGCGATCGGCATTCCCGCCTCCCGCATCGTCTTCTTCGACGATCTCCCCGAAAACATCGAAGGCGCCCGCGCCCGCGGGCTCGCCGCGGTGCACGTCACCTCGCCCGCCGACGTCGCCGAGACGCTGGCCGCGCTCGGGATTTGA
- the glp gene encoding gephyrin-like molybdotransferase Glp has translation MALMPVTEALSAVLAGAEPCPEEKVALDAAFHRVLARDVPALRTQPPQAMSAMDGYAVRAADASLPGTRLAVIGEVAAGRPFDQAIGAGQAVRIFTGGLVPEGADAVVIQEDTVADGGHITITEAARLGRHIRPAGIDFREGDVLLAGGIRLTDRDLSLAAGMNHPELPVRRRPKVALLATGDELVMPGTIPGPGQIVYSNGYALRALARHEGAEVVDLGIAADTLEATVRGIRRARDAGAEILVTTGGASVGDHDLVKRALEAEGVTMAFWKIAMRPGKPMMHGRLGAMRVIGLPGNPVSSYVCGFLFLVPLIRALSGRSAVRHVLETALLGRDVGANDVREDYLRARLERRGDGALIAIPVDHQDSSLLGNLAAARALVIRPPFAPKALTGSACDILRLPA, from the coding sequence GTGGCACTGATGCCGGTTACTGAGGCGCTGAGCGCGGTTCTCGCGGGCGCCGAGCCTTGCCCAGAGGAAAAGGTCGCGCTGGACGCGGCCTTTCACCGGGTGCTCGCGCGCGACGTTCCAGCGCTCCGCACCCAGCCGCCGCAGGCGATGTCGGCGATGGACGGCTATGCGGTGCGCGCGGCGGATGCGTCCCTCCCCGGGACGCGTCTTGCGGTGATTGGCGAGGTCGCGGCCGGCCGGCCGTTCGATCAGGCGATTGGCGCAGGCCAAGCGGTGCGGATCTTCACCGGCGGCCTGGTCCCCGAGGGCGCCGACGCCGTCGTGATCCAGGAAGATACCGTGGCGGACGGCGGCCACATCACCATCACCGAGGCCGCAAGGCTCGGCCGGCATATCCGCCCCGCCGGCATCGACTTTCGCGAGGGTGACGTGCTGCTGGCCGGCGGGATCCGCCTCACCGACCGCGACCTGTCGCTCGCCGCCGGCATGAACCATCCCGAGCTTCCCGTCCGCCGCCGGCCCAAGGTCGCGCTGCTCGCCACCGGCGACGAACTGGTGATGCCGGGCACGATCCCCGGCCCCGGGCAGATCGTCTATTCCAACGGCTACGCGCTGCGGGCGCTGGCCCGCCACGAGGGCGCCGAGGTCGTCGATCTCGGCATTGCCGCCGACACGCTGGAGGCTACCGTCAGGGGTATCCGCCGCGCCCGCGACGCCGGTGCCGAGATCCTTGTCACGACCGGCGGCGCCTCGGTCGGCGACCACGACCTCGTCAAGCGGGCGCTGGAGGCCGAAGGCGTCACCATGGCGTTCTGGAAGATCGCGATGCGACCGGGCAAGCCGATGATGCACGGGCGGCTGGGCGCGATGCGGGTGATCGGCCTGCCCGGCAATCCCGTGTCCTCCTATGTCTGCGGCTTCCTGTTCCTGGTGCCCCTGATTCGTGCTTTGTCCGGGCGATCGGCGGTCCGGCACGTCCTCGAGACGGCGTTGCTGGGACGCGATGTCGGCGCCAACGACGTCCGCGAGGATTACTTGCGCGCACGGCTGGAGCGGCGCGGCGACGGCGCGCTGATCGCTATTCCGGTCGACCACCAGGATTCCTCGCTGCTTGGAAATCTCGCTGCGGCACGGGCCTTGGTGATCCGTCCGCCGTTCGCGCCGAAGGCTTTGACCGGCTCTGCCTGCGACATCCTGCGGCTGCCGGCCTGA
- the lexA gene encoding transcriptional repressor LexA, whose protein sequence is MLTRKQYELLRFISERLKESGVPPSFDEMKDALDLRSKSGIHRLITALEERGFIRRLPNRARAIEVIKLPELSGGAGGNGNGRRGFTPSVIEGTLGKVRTSSAGLENDGERPVAVPVMGRIAAGTPIEALQTRSHTISVPPDMLGSGEHYALEVRGDSMVDAGILDGDMALIQRNETAETGDIVVALIDDEEATLKRFRRRGASIALEPANTSYEVRILPPNRVKIQGKLIGLYRKY, encoded by the coding sequence ATGCTCACGCGCAAACAATATGAACTCCTGCGATTCATCAGCGAACGCCTGAAGGAAAGTGGCGTTCCGCCCTCCTTCGACGAGATGAAGGACGCGCTGGATCTGCGCTCGAAGTCCGGAATTCACCGCCTGATCACCGCGCTCGAAGAGCGCGGCTTCATCCGCCGCCTGCCCAATCGCGCCCGCGCCATCGAGGTGATCAAGCTGCCGGAGCTGTCGGGGGGCGCTGGCGGCAACGGCAATGGCCGCCGCGGCTTCACGCCCAGCGTCATCGAGGGAACGCTCGGCAAGGTGCGCACCTCCAGCGCCGGTCTGGAAAACGATGGCGAGCGCCCGGTTGCGGTGCCGGTCATGGGCCGGATCGCGGCGGGCACGCCGATCGAGGCGCTGCAGACCCGCAGCCACACCATCAGCGTGCCGCCTGACATGCTCGGTTCCGGCGAACATTATGCACTCGAAGTGCGCGGCGATTCCATGGTGGATGCCGGCATCCTCGACGGCGACATGGCGCTGATCCAGCGCAACGAGACCGCCGAGACCGGCGACATTGTGGTGGCGCTGATCGACGACGAGGAGGCAACCCTCAAGCGCTTCCGCCGCCGCGGCGCCTCGATCGCGCTGGAACCCGCCAATACCTCCTATGAAGTCCGCATCCTGCCGCCGAACCGGGTGAAGATTCAGGGCAAGCTGATCGGGCTGTATCGGAAGTACTGA
- the thrS gene encoding threonine--tRNA ligase has product MDDLDHRNLGVKLKLWHLQEDAPGMVFWHPRGYAVYRVLEDYVRRKMRRAGYTEVRTPQLLPQELWGRSGHWDKFGEHMFRVDDGELAMALKPMSCPCHVQIFNKGLRSWRELPIRYAEFGACHRNEPSGSLHGIMRTRAFEQDDAHVFCREQDVESEVACFIALLGEAYRDLGFPDYEVALATRPAARAGDDATWDWSEAKLGDAARRCGLAPQINPGEGAFYGPKLEFALRNRLGRSWQCGTVQLDGVLPQRLEASYVAPDGSRARPLMIHHAIFGSLGRMIAILLEHHGGVLPFWLSPDQVAVAPISKDQAGYGADVLAAFEDAGIRAVAYDGADTLSRRIVAAHEMAVPVMAIVGGREMRDGRVSLRERDGSQADVPLAEAVSRLRAWNTRGPGDPRDRFVLAQLL; this is encoded by the coding sequence ATGGACGATCTCGACCACAGAAATCTCGGTGTGAAGCTCAAGCTCTGGCACCTTCAGGAAGACGCGCCGGGCATGGTGTTCTGGCATCCGCGCGGCTACGCGGTCTACCGGGTGCTGGAGGACTATGTCCGGCGCAAAATGCGCCGAGCCGGCTATACCGAGGTCCGGACGCCACAGCTGCTGCCGCAGGAACTCTGGGGCCGCAGCGGCCACTGGGACAAGTTCGGCGAGCACATGTTCCGGGTCGATGACGGCGAACTGGCGATGGCGCTGAAACCGATGTCGTGCCCGTGCCACGTGCAGATCTTCAACAAGGGGCTGCGCTCGTGGCGGGAGCTTCCGATCCGCTATGCCGAGTTCGGCGCCTGCCACCGCAATGAGCCTTCCGGTTCGCTCCACGGCATCATGCGGACGCGCGCCTTCGAGCAGGACGATGCGCATGTGTTCTGCCGCGAGCAGGACGTGGAGAGCGAAGTCGCGTGCTTCATCGCCCTGCTGGGCGAGGCCTACCGCGACCTCGGTTTTCCCGACTACGAGGTGGCGCTGGCGACGCGGCCGGCGGCGCGCGCCGGCGACGACGCGACCTGGGACTGGTCGGAGGCGAAGCTCGGCGATGCCGCGCGGCGCTGCGGCCTCGCGCCTCAAATCAATCCCGGCGAAGGCGCGTTCTACGGACCGAAGCTGGAATTCGCGCTGCGCAACCGGCTGGGACGATCCTGGCAGTGCGGCACGGTGCAGCTCGACGGCGTGCTGCCGCAGCGGCTCGAGGCGTCCTACGTCGCCCCCGATGGCAGCCGCGCGAGACCCCTGATGATCCACCACGCCATCTTCGGATCGCTCGGCCGCATGATCGCGATCCTGCTCGAGCACCATGGCGGCGTGCTTCCGTTCTGGCTGTCGCCGGACCAGGTCGCGGTCGCGCCGATCTCGAAAGACCAGGCCGGATACGGCGCGGACGTTCTGGCGGCGTTCGAGGATGCCGGGATCCGGGCCGTTGCCTATGACGGCGCCGATACCCTTTCGCGGCGCATCGTGGCGGCGCATGAAATGGCGGTGCCGGTGATGGCTATCGTCGGCGGGCGCGAGATGAGGGACGGCCGGGTGAGCCTGCGCGAGCGCGACGGCTCACAGGCCGACGTTCCGCTGGCCGAGGCGGTGTCCCGCCTGCGCGCTTGGAATACTCGCGGGCCTGGTGATCCTCGTGATCGCTTTGTTCTGGCTCAATTATTATGA
- a CDS encoding ATP-binding protein, with the protein MKVHWTPQWIWVAQCALGGLGLISTTFVCFRLGFDVAAAGFAYVILIALISVLGSLSASIVLSIASAACLNYFFAQPLFEFRIDSPQDVIAVAAFTTTSLIVTALTTAVRKSAKAAEASQQALIDTIPASVWIALPDGSREFYKRSWQELSAADSPGNEVAMFHPDDREYVVEKWRSAVATGEEFEVEARVRTATGEYRAMLVRAAPLRDEKGHVVKWYGVSTDIEDLRRAVEALRESEQTLRSAQAELAHANRVATMGQLTASIAHEVNQPLAGVVANAEACLRWLDRETPNLDAARRSVECIINDGNRASEVIRRVRALATKTETKQEPLDINRAISEVVPLVKRELINHKVSLRTELESALPAVLADRVQLHQVIINLVMNSIEAMQSVTDRPRELVIGSHQDETHRVLVTVTDSGVGISAENADRLFNAFFTTKSSGMGMGLSICRSIVEAHGGRMSGANNVGPGATFQCVLPVQRQAAS; encoded by the coding sequence ATGAAGGTTCACTGGACGCCTCAATGGATCTGGGTCGCTCAATGCGCCTTAGGCGGCCTTGGGCTGATATCGACGACCTTCGTCTGCTTCCGGCTTGGATTCGACGTTGCCGCGGCGGGTTTTGCATATGTGATCCTCATCGCGCTGATTTCGGTCCTTGGCAGCTTAAGCGCATCGATCGTTCTCTCGATCGCTTCCGCGGCATGCCTGAACTATTTCTTCGCGCAGCCATTGTTCGAATTCCGCATAGACTCTCCGCAGGACGTTATAGCCGTAGCAGCCTTTACGACGACGTCGCTCATTGTGACGGCTCTCACCACGGCGGTGCGCAAGTCGGCGAAGGCCGCTGAGGCGTCGCAACAAGCGTTGATCGATACGATTCCTGCGTCGGTCTGGATCGCCCTTCCGGATGGCTCGCGTGAGTTCTATAAGCGAAGCTGGCAGGAATTATCGGCCGCGGACTCGCCTGGCAACGAGGTCGCCATGTTTCATCCCGACGACCGCGAATACGTCGTCGAGAAATGGCGCTCGGCGGTCGCAACGGGCGAGGAGTTCGAAGTCGAGGCGCGCGTGCGGACCGCCACGGGCGAATATCGCGCCATGCTGGTCCGCGCCGCCCCCTTGCGCGACGAGAAGGGCCACGTCGTCAAGTGGTATGGAGTGAGTACCGATATCGAGGACCTCCGGCGCGCTGTGGAAGCGCTCCGCGAGAGCGAGCAGACCTTGCGCTCGGCGCAGGCGGAGCTCGCGCACGCCAATCGCGTCGCAACGATGGGGCAGCTGACGGCCTCCATCGCCCATGAAGTGAACCAGCCGCTCGCCGGCGTCGTCGCCAACGCCGAGGCCTGTCTGCGCTGGCTCGACCGCGAAACGCCCAACCTGGACGCAGCGCGCCGCTCGGTGGAATGTATCATCAACGACGGCAATCGGGCGAGCGAGGTGATTCGGCGCGTCCGGGCGCTCGCGACCAAGACCGAAACCAAGCAGGAGCCACTCGACATCAATCGCGCCATTAGCGAGGTCGTCCCCTTGGTGAAGCGCGAGTTGATTAACCACAAGGTGTCGCTGCGGACGGAGCTTGAGTCAGCTTTGCCCGCGGTTCTCGCCGACCGGGTCCAGCTGCACCAGGTGATTATTAACCTGGTGATGAATAGCATTGAAGCGATGCAATCGGTCACGGATCGACCCCGCGAACTGGTGATCGGATCGCACCAGGACGAAACACACCGAGTGCTGGTCACTGTAACGGACTCCGGTGTCGGGATCTCCGCCGAGAATGCGGACCGGCTGTTCAACGCCTTCTTCACCACCAAATCCAGCGGCATGGGTATGGGACTCTCGATCTGCCGTTCAATCGTCGAAGCTCACGGGGGACGGATGTCGGGCGCCAATAATGTGGGGCCGGGTGCGACGTTTCAGTGCGTGCTGCCCGTGCAAAGACAGGCTGCGTCGTGA
- a CDS encoding nuclear transport factor 2 family protein: MNSEIHLKTWNAYQRAWGPVHETEREELLRSSVSDNILYTDPSSQTHGLQELMVRIAQSQQKFTGAYFRNDSFLEHHDQGLFIWTMYDKDGRAFVKGSSFGRFGTDGRLVQATGFFEAPSNKA; the protein is encoded by the coding sequence GTGAACAGCGAGATTCACTTGAAAACGTGGAATGCGTATCAGCGCGCTTGGGGGCCGGTCCATGAGACGGAACGCGAAGAGCTGCTTCGATCAAGCGTTAGCGACAATATTTTGTACACGGATCCTTCGTCGCAGACCCATGGTCTACAGGAACTCATGGTCCGCATCGCGCAATCGCAGCAGAAGTTCACGGGCGCATACTTCAGAAACGACAGCTTTCTGGAACATCACGACCAGGGACTCTTCATTTGGACGATGTACGACAAGGATGGCCGGGCCTTCGTGAAGGGGAGCAGCTTCGGCCGCTTTGGCACCGATGGCCGACTCGTTCAGGCAACGGGCTTCTTCGAAGCACCGTCGAACAAGGCTTGA